A stretch of the Afipia sp. P52-10 genome encodes the following:
- a CDS encoding glycoside hydrolase family 108 protein: protein MRENFDRSLKIVLTYEGGFSNHPSDPGGVTLEGIIQRVYDGYRDRVGKPRRALTPSMRGTADWIAERNAIYRAQYWQPVQGDQLPAGIDVTVFDGAVHSGPYQSVIWLQRALGMRDVDGHLGQATLAAVHAHPDHDALIADMLSRRLGMLKNLKTWPTFGKGWSNRVANLLQIGQAWAMGSVGPAPVAAHLEGGIARAYASDVALPAVDAQDALKGALGGGSITGMLTGAQTQLQPLLGTFEFIGYLYTALTVAGLVIAVAGVGYSLYAGMKAKRASRALDGDVTAAIPKESFA from the coding sequence ATGCGTGAAAACTTCGACCGATCGCTGAAGATCGTCCTGACCTATGAGGGCGGTTTCAGCAACCATCCGAGCGATCCTGGCGGCGTCACCCTCGAAGGCATCATCCAGCGCGTCTATGACGGCTATCGCGATCGCGTCGGTAAGCCGCGCCGCGCGCTGACGCCTTCAATGCGCGGCACCGCCGACTGGATCGCCGAACGGAATGCGATCTATCGCGCGCAGTATTGGCAACCTGTGCAGGGCGACCAGCTTCCGGCGGGCATCGACGTGACCGTGTTCGACGGCGCGGTCCACTCCGGCCCATATCAAAGCGTGATATGGCTGCAACGCGCGCTCGGCATGCGCGACGTCGATGGCCATCTCGGCCAGGCCACGCTCGCGGCCGTTCACGCGCATCCCGACCATGATGCGCTGATCGCCGACATGCTGTCGCGCCGCCTGGGGATGCTGAAAAATCTCAAAACGTGGCCGACGTTTGGCAAAGGCTGGTCGAACCGCGTCGCCAACCTCTTGCAGATCGGACAGGCGTGGGCCATGGGTTCGGTTGGACCGGCCCCGGTCGCAGCCCATCTCGAAGGCGGCATCGCCCGCGCTTACGCCAGCGACGTGGCCTTGCCGGCCGTCGATGCACAGGACGCGCTCAAGGGGGCGTTGGGCGGCGGCAGCATCACCGGCATGCTCACCGGTGCTCAAACGCAGCTTCAACCGTTGCTCGGCACGTTTGAGTTCATCGGCTATCTCTACACGGCCTTGACGGTCGCGGGCCTCGTGATCGCGGTCGCCGGCGTCGGCTACTCGCTCTATGCTGGCATGAAGGCCAAGCGCGCAAGCCGCGCACTCGACGGCGACGTAACGGCTGCGATCCCGAAGGAATCATTCGCATGA
- a CDS encoding GcrA family cell cycle regulator — MQPPSFWTDERVEQLKTLWEAGKLSASEIADALGNHVSRNAVIAKAHRLGLSGRHQGVKPGSVRGARAPRQPGNRMVRVPRAPSRVTVALAQAADIEPELDLQLSADIIKFDQRKTLIELTDATCHWPVGDPLEPDFHFCGGKTLAGVSYCAHHTRIAYQPSDARARRNPKPMNLRRGGGDAWR; from the coding sequence ATGCAACCGCCCAGCTTCTGGACTGACGAGCGCGTCGAACAGCTCAAAACTTTATGGGAAGCCGGGAAGCTATCGGCGAGCGAGATTGCCGATGCGCTGGGCAACCACGTTTCGCGCAACGCCGTCATCGCCAAGGCGCATCGCCTTGGCCTTAGCGGCCGGCATCAGGGCGTCAAGCCAGGCTCTGTGCGGGGGGCACGGGCGCCTCGCCAGCCGGGCAACCGGATGGTGCGTGTACCGCGCGCACCGTCGCGCGTCACCGTCGCGCTGGCGCAGGCTGCAGACATCGAGCCTGAGCTGGATCTGCAACTGTCCGCTGACATCATCAAGTTTGACCAACGCAAGACGCTGATTGAACTGACCGACGCGACCTGCCACTGGCCGGTCGGCGATCCGCTGGAGCCGGACTTTCATTTCTGCGGCGGCAAGACGCTGGCGGGCGTTTCGTACTGCGCCCACCACACGCGCATCGCCTATCAGCCATCCGACGCGCGCGCACGCCGCAATCCGAAGCCGATGAACCTGCGTCGTGGAGGCGGCGATGCGTGGCGGTAG
- a CDS encoding regulatory protein GemA: protein MNRIAMVTNGQLATIHMLATRAGFDDDTYRDFLTQQTGHHSAKDLTAVKASLFIDRLRERTGLARTPGAIAGLDSPIAAKLRALWIAGYNLGIVTDRTDRAMLSFLERQCGVSHTRFLKTPRDGTVAIEGMKSWLERAAKVAWPADSADVIANKRAVINAQWMRLVEIGAVRPLNRNAPLEDLDLYAFRVARLNGWMFFQQPHYDQVQIALGRKLRAALGSGKGER, encoded by the coding sequence ATGAACCGTATCGCCATGGTCACCAACGGCCAGCTCGCTACCATCCACATGCTGGCCACGCGCGCCGGCTTCGATGACGATACCTATCGCGATTTTCTGACACAGCAGACCGGCCACCACAGCGCGAAGGATTTGACAGCGGTCAAAGCCAGCCTGTTCATTGACCGCCTGCGCGAACGCACCGGCCTTGCGCGCACGCCCGGCGCGATTGCCGGGCTCGACAGTCCCATTGCTGCCAAACTCCGCGCGCTGTGGATCGCCGGCTACAACCTCGGCATCGTCACCGATCGCACCGATCGCGCGATGCTGTCGTTCTTGGAGCGGCAGTGCGGCGTTTCGCATACGCGCTTTCTGAAGACCCCGCGCGATGGCACGGTAGCGATTGAAGGCATGAAGTCGTGGCTTGAGCGCGCAGCCAAGGTGGCATGGCCGGCCGACAGCGCCGACGTGATCGCGAATAAGCGCGCGGTCATCAACGCGCAGTGGATGCGATTGGTCGAGATCGGCGCGGTCAGGCCGTTGAACCGCAACGCGCCGCTTGAAGACCTCGACCTCTATGCATTCCGTGTCGCACGGCTGAACGGCTGGATGTTCTTTCAACAGCCGCACTACGATCAGGTGCAGATTGCACTCGGCCGCAAGCTCCGCGCCGCGCTCGGCTCGGGCAAGGGAGAGCGGTGA
- a CDS encoding host-nuclease inhibitor Gam family protein, which translates to MALKTKVKAANVRVPQNRDEAAAMIAEHGRLVREIARIELAMNDDLAAIKAEAVXQSAPLQEQSDALVKGITTFCEANRVALTDNNKTKTIDFGTGTVSWRHNPPAVNTRGKVDDIIDRIKALISGGNDAYKKFLRPAVTINRAAMLNDPELAKTIVGIKINSAGETFTIEPFADETLPEPVQ; encoded by the coding sequence ATGGCGTTGAAGACTAAAGTGAAGGCCGCGAATGTGCGCGTGCCGCAGAACCGCGACGAAGCCGCGGCGATGATCGCCGAACACGGCCGGCTCGTGCGAGAGATCGCGCGCATCGAGCTGGCGATGAATGACGATCTTGCGGCGATCAAAGCCGAGGCCGTCANGCAGTCCGCCCCGCTGCAGGAGCAATCCGACGCGCTGGTGAAAGGCATCACCACCTTCTGCGAGGCGAACCGCGTCGCACTCACCGACAACAACAAGACGAAGACGATCGACTTCGGCACCGGAACCGTCTCCTGGCGGCACAATCCGCCGGCCGTGAACACGCGCGGCAAGGTCGATGACATCATCGATCGTATCAAGGCGCTGATCAGCGGCGGCAACGACGCCTACAAGAAATTCCTGCGTCCCGCCGTCACGATCAACCGCGCGGCGATGCTGAACGATCCCGAGCTGGCGAAGACGATCGTCGGCATCAAGATCAACTCCGCCGGCGAAACTTTCACGATCGAGCCGTTTGCTGACGAGACGTTGCCGGAGCCGGTGCAATGA